A portion of the Desulfotignum phosphitoxidans DSM 13687 genome contains these proteins:
- a CDS encoding sodium ion-translocating decarboxylase subunit beta, translating into MGNKLISLLNTTGFVHLTPGMIVMWIIGLVLIYLAIKKQYEPLLLLPIGFGILLVNLPLSGLMDENVGLLWKFYHYGIHWEIIPPLIFLGIGAFTDFGPLMANPRLIFLGAGAQAGVYITFFVSHAMGYDIMEAATIGMIGGADGPTTIFIASKLAPQLMGACAVAAYSYMAMVPIIQPPIMRLMTTKAERAMHMAKPRPVSKREKLLFPIISTFVIILLIPASAPLISMLMLGNLFRESGVVERLKGAAQNELMNIVTIFLGLPIGATMHADIFLQPKVLFIFILGLIAFILSTATGILLAKLMNLVSKEKINPLLGAAGVSAVPMAARVVHKVGTEADKKNYLLMYAMGPNVAGVIGTVIAAGMFITLLGG; encoded by the coding sequence ATGGGAAATAAGCTGATTTCACTATTAAATACCACAGGGTTTGTTCACCTGACACCGGGGATGATCGTCATGTGGATCATCGGCCTGGTGCTCATTTATCTGGCCATTAAAAAACAATATGAACCCCTGCTGTTGCTGCCCATCGGCTTTGGTATTCTTTTGGTCAACCTGCCGTTAAGCGGCTTGATGGACGAAAATGTGGGATTGCTGTGGAAATTCTATCACTACGGCATCCACTGGGAGATTATTCCACCGCTGATTTTTCTGGGAATCGGGGCATTCACGGATTTCGGACCGCTGATGGCCAACCCGAGGCTGATTTTTCTGGGGGCCGGTGCCCAGGCCGGAGTCTATATCACTTTTTTCGTGTCCCATGCCATGGGATACGATATCATGGAAGCCGCCACCATCGGCATGATCGGCGGAGCAGACGGTCCCACGACCATATTTATTGCCTCCAAACTGGCGCCCCAGCTCATGGGGGCCTGTGCCGTGGCAGCTTATTCCTATATGGCCATGGTACCCATCATCCAGCCCCCGATCATGCGCCTGATGACCACCAAAGCGGAACGCGCCATGCACATGGCCAAACCCCGGCCGGTAAGCAAAAGAGAAAAACTGCTGTTTCCCATCATTTCCACTTTTGTGATCATCCTGCTGATTCCGGCCTCCGCCCCATTGATCTCCATGCTCATGCTGGGCAACCTGTTCAGAGAATCCGGTGTGGTGGAACGGTTGAAAGGGGCGGCCCAGAATGAACTGATGAATATTGTCACCATTTTTCTGGGACTGCCCATCGGCGCCACCATGCACGCAGACATCTTTTTGCAGCCCAAGGTGCTGTTTATTTTCATTCTGGGTCTCATTGCGTTCATCCTGAGCACGGCCACAGGAATTCTTCTGGCCAAACTGATGAACCTGGTGTCAAAAGAAAAAATCAATCCCCTGCTGGGGGCCGCCGGTGTATCGGCCGTGCCCATGGCGGCGCGGGTCGTACACAAAGTCGGGACTGAAGCAGACAAAAAGAACTATCTGCTCATGTATGCCATGGGTCCCAATGTGGCCGGCGTGATCGGCACGGTGATCGCTGCAGGGATGTTCATTACCCTGCTCGGCGGCTGA
- a CDS encoding acetyl-CoA carboxylase biotin carboxyl carrier protein subunit, whose protein sequence is MASEITAPLPGKIVRMDIEVGSSVEEDMEILAIEAMKMENIIYAPCDGTIEKILKKVGDEVEEGDVIATVA, encoded by the coding sequence ATGGCAAGTGAAATAACAGCCCCATTACCGGGAAAAATCGTCAGAATGGACATTGAAGTCGGCTCATCCGTTGAAGAAGACATGGAAATTCTGGCCATCGAAGCCATGAAAATGGAAAACATTATATATGCCCCCTGCGACGGTACGATTGAAAAAATATTGAAAAAAGTGGGGGATGAAGTGGAAGAAGGAGATGTGATCGCCACGGTTGCGTAG
- a CDS encoding PTS sugar transporter subunit IIA, which produces MTLSVFDLSTYLGVNPDTIKRWVRQGKLPVLPKGADLRFEKKDLEKWAALHNIRLNLTDKKSAEKQNQDDVPLSQALKNGGIYFDIPGNNVVSVLESCVKKIFQVPDDFKPDLLDRLVERENAFSTGVGNGMAIPHPRQQLSYLPDPMITVNFLADPVDYNALDGRPVSILFCILCPSLQHHLHLLSVLSFCLKDADFVAFIKSRPQLDELVEQTMVLQKANPL; this is translated from the coding sequence ATGACATTGTCCGTTTTTGATCTGTCAACATATCTGGGGGTAAATCCGGATACGATTAAACGCTGGGTCAGACAGGGAAAACTGCCCGTGTTGCCCAAAGGGGCTGATTTGCGGTTTGAAAAAAAAGACCTTGAAAAATGGGCGGCCCTGCATAATATCCGTTTGAACCTCACCGATAAAAAATCGGCAGAAAAACAGAACCAGGATGATGTCCCTTTGTCACAAGCCTTAAAAAACGGCGGTATCTATTTTGATATTCCGGGAAATAATGTTGTCTCGGTTCTTGAATCATGTGTCAAAAAAATTTTCCAGGTACCGGATGATTTTAAACCGGATCTTCTGGACCGTCTGGTTGAAAGGGAAAATGCCTTTTCAACCGGGGTGGGAAACGGGATGGCCATACCTCACCCCAGACAGCAGCTGTCATATTTGCCCGATCCCATGATAACCGTCAACTTTCTTGCCGATCCAGTGGATTACAATGCCCTGGATGGCCGCCCTGTGTCCATATTGTTTTGTATTTTGTGTCCGTCCTTGCAACACCATCTGCATCTGCTGTCTGTATTGTCTTTCTGCCTGAAGGATGCGGATTTTGTTGCATTCATAAAATCACGTCCGCAATTGGATGAACTGGTTGAACAGACCATGGTTCTCCAGAAAGCCAACCCCCTGTAA
- a CDS encoding chloride channel protein, with protein MDDRLLLIIAGSIAGICSGLAAVALRLALESVTEWLHPFRQFWWAFLLPAMGALLSTIYLEKITREGAGHGVPEVIYAVSKHGGLLRLRSSYSRLISSFLTIGSGGSAGPEAPVVMSGSAIGSNIAKLLRLNDRQRTTLVGCGTAGAIAGIFNAPLAGLVFSIEVVLGKWEFSNIIPIAIAAVAGAEVSRAIIHEQVLFNHLPFNMGTADILPGICLALFAGLISVFFTKTLNTSGKFAKKNRFSFWMRAIIGGSFVGCIGLFFPVVLGEGYHFIQSMISGTFTMGIFLTFVAVFAKIFATAITLGWGGSGGIFAPCLLIGSLTGIVFHKIVFLLFDNAACASEGAYALLGMTGLISGVMQAPLTGIFLVLEITGGYETILPLIVVSAISSTMSHYIEPASFYFKELIRRGQFLRPGTDARILSDLNISELVSTEFTNVSEHMIFREFIEIIKTSDQFFFPVIDENTGAYKGMIEIRNIRRYVLNPGIYDMVFLNQIMDTGVLTASLENDLQDVLEMMETNNMESIPVVEHDTFIGMISKTRILDLYRRELIMQTSVR; from the coding sequence ATGGATGACCGGCTGCTTTTAATCATTGCAGGAAGCATTGCCGGCATCTGCAGCGGCCTTGCCGCAGTGGCCCTTCGCCTGGCCCTTGAATCGGTCACAGAATGGCTGCATCCCTTTCGGCAGTTCTGGTGGGCCTTTTTACTGCCGGCAATGGGTGCGCTGCTGTCAACTATTTATCTTGAAAAGATTACCCGGGAAGGCGCAGGACATGGGGTTCCTGAGGTCATTTATGCGGTGTCAAAACACGGGGGCCTGTTACGGCTGAGGTCCAGCTATTCCCGATTGATTTCCAGTTTTCTGACCATCGGCAGCGGGGGATCCGCCGGCCCTGAAGCACCCGTGGTCATGAGCGGGTCAGCCATCGGGTCCAATATCGCCAAATTATTACGGCTCAATGACCGGCAGCGCACCACCCTTGTGGGATGCGGCACAGCCGGTGCCATTGCAGGTATTTTCAACGCCCCCCTTGCCGGCCTTGTCTTTTCCATTGAGGTGGTTCTTGGAAAATGGGAGTTCAGCAATATCATTCCCATAGCCATTGCCGCCGTGGCAGGCGCGGAAGTCAGCCGGGCCATTATCCATGAACAGGTGCTTTTCAACCACCTGCCCTTTAATATGGGCACCGCTGATATCCTGCCCGGTATCTGCCTGGCACTTTTTGCAGGCTTGATATCGGTTTTTTTCACAAAAACGCTGAACACTTCGGGAAAATTTGCCAAAAAAAACCGATTTTCCTTCTGGATGCGGGCCATAATCGGCGGGTCCTTCGTAGGGTGTATCGGATTGTTTTTCCCGGTTGTACTGGGAGAGGGATACCATTTCATACAATCCATGATTTCCGGCACCTTTACAATGGGTATATTCCTCACTTTTGTGGCAGTTTTCGCCAAAATTTTTGCCACTGCCATCACCCTTGGCTGGGGAGGATCAGGCGGCATATTCGCCCCCTGCCTGCTCATCGGCAGCCTCACTGGCATTGTTTTCCATAAAATCGTATTTCTGCTGTTTGACAATGCCGCCTGCGCCAGTGAAGGGGCATATGCGCTGCTGGGAATGACCGGGTTGATCAGCGGGGTGATGCAGGCACCCTTGACAGGTATTTTTCTGGTGTTGGAAATCACGGGCGGATATGAAACCATTTTACCGTTGATCGTCGTTTCTGCCATTTCATCCACCATGAGCCACTATATTGAACCGGCATCCTTTTATTTTAAAGAACTTATTCGAAGGGGACAATTTTTACGACCCGGCACGGATGCAAGAATTTTATCTGATTTGAACATCAGCGAACTTGTCTCAACTGAATTCACCAACGTGTCTGAACACATGATTTTCAGAGAATTCATCGAGATCATAAAAACGTCGGATCAGTTCTTTTTTCCGGTGATTGATGAAAATACAGGTGCGTACAAAGGCATGATTGAAATCCGCAACATTCGCAGGTATGTCTTGAATCCAGGCATCTATGACATGGTTTTTCTGAATCAGATCATGGATACCGGTGTGCTGACCGCTTCTCTGGAAAATGATCTGCAGGACGTTCTGGAAATGATGGAAACAAATAATATGGAAAGCATCCCCGTGGTGGAACATGACACATTTATCGGAATGATTTCAAAAACACGGATTCTGGACCTGTACCGCAGGGAATTGATCATGCAGACCAGTGTCCGATAG
- a CDS encoding universal stress protein, which yields MNYKLLQIFRNTPFGRETFLQSLYFCKTIHAHPVVYIPESDKFLMYFPNDAIQIDLDSSYLTSPKTAKQHASELFDEMGFKPAFFAPRSFTASTLPDIPTNFDYFCCPRSVSDLSSKIGLGHIGPKVRRIIKQAPFPVLLTSPVFKPWKSIAVFFGGSTNARKALQMGLKIAMVSKLPMDIYTLREKKSKGYYENIIKESDLAGPVSQFLREWHYYEKSEFDAMLYDVPHDALIVLGAYGHGVIKDLLFGSKMEKIQSTVTNNLLITGPQCELSLLH from the coding sequence ATGAACTATAAACTGCTGCAGATTTTCAGAAATACCCCTTTTGGCCGGGAAACATTTCTGCAATCATTATATTTTTGTAAAACCATTCATGCGCATCCGGTGGTGTATATCCCGGAAAGTGACAAATTTCTCATGTATTTCCCCAATGACGCCATTCAGATTGATCTGGACAGCTCCTATCTGACATCACCCAAAACAGCAAAGCAGCATGCCAGTGAGCTTTTTGACGAAATGGGGTTCAAACCCGCCTTTTTTGCACCCCGAAGTTTTACCGCCTCCACCTTGCCGGATATTCCCACCAATTTTGATTATTTCTGCTGTCCGCGGTCGGTCAGTGACCTGTCCTCAAAAATCGGCCTGGGCCATATCGGCCCGAAAGTCCGAAGGATTATCAAACAGGCGCCCTTTCCTGTTTTACTCACCAGCCCGGTATTCAAACCCTGGAAAAGCATTGCCGTTTTTTTCGGCGGCTCCACCAATGCCCGCAAAGCCCTGCAAATGGGGTTAAAAATCGCCATGGTTTCCAAACTTCCCATGGATATCTATACCCTCAGGGAAAAAAAGAGCAAGGGTTACTACGAAAACATCATCAAAGAATCAGATCTGGCAGGGCCTGTCAGCCAGTTTCTGAGAGAGTGGCATTATTATGAAAAATCCGAATTTGATGCCATGCTCTATGATGTTCCCCATGATGCCCTGATTGTGCTGGGTGCGTATGGACACGGGGTGATCAAGGACCTTCTTTTTGGCAGTAAAATGGAAAAAATTCAGTCGACTGTGACCAACAACCTGTTGATAACCGGGCCCCAGTGTGAGCTGTCGCTGCTTCATTAG
- a CDS encoding KamA family radical SAM protein: MHKAEAPAEPLIIDDDEPPSSRLAIDTLYPAPPAGQPAIQLTRPVFILPARKTSSLRYPKLSPETKAFQKQFFPGSTARDWHDWQWQVRHRIHTYDRLHQILPLGPDECLADHAVQLPLSITPYYAGLIPKDVPDHPLRRCVVPTAGEWVKMPCESDDPLGEDHQSPVPGLVHRYPDRVLFLLTDFCSTYCRYCTRSRVVGHGGIRASRARWEKAIAYIAANANVRDVLLSGGDPLTLSDDRLEWVLSKLRQIPHVEIIRIGTKVPAVLPQRITPKLVKMLKKYHPLWLSLHFTHPDECTPDTRAACALLADAGIPLGSQTVLLKGINDSVPVMTQLMHGLMKMRVRPYYLYQCDPITGSGHFRTAIAQGLEIIRGMRGFTTGYAVPTYVVDAPGGGGKIPLMPDYGGSHTNDNLVLTNYENRSFTYPDPMPVQG, from the coding sequence ATGCACAAAGCAGAAGCACCCGCGGAACCGCTGATTATCGATGATGACGAGCCTCCAAGCAGCCGGCTTGCCATCGACACCCTGTACCCGGCCCCGCCGGCCGGGCAACCCGCCATTCAATTGACCCGCCCGGTATTTATCCTGCCGGCCCGAAAAACATCATCCCTGCGTTACCCCAAGCTCAGCCCGGAAACCAAAGCGTTTCAAAAACAGTTTTTCCCCGGATCCACGGCCCGGGACTGGCATGACTGGCAGTGGCAGGTGCGTCACCGCATCCATACCTATGACCGGCTCCACCAGATCCTGCCCCTGGGGCCGGACGAGTGTCTGGCGGACCACGCAGTCCAGCTGCCCTTGAGCATCACCCCGTATTATGCCGGCCTGATTCCCAAAGATGTGCCGGACCATCCGTTGCGCAGATGTGTGGTGCCCACGGCCGGTGAATGGGTCAAAATGCCCTGTGAGTCAGATGATCCGCTGGGCGAAGACCATCAGAGTCCGGTGCCCGGGCTGGTGCACCGGTATCCGGACCGGGTATTGTTCCTGCTCACTGATTTCTGCTCCACCTACTGCCGGTACTGCACCCGGTCCCGGGTGGTGGGCCATGGCGGAATCCGTGCCAGCCGGGCAAGGTGGGAAAAAGCCATTGCCTATATCGCTGCCAACGCAAATGTCCGGGATGTGCTGCTGTCCGGCGGGGATCCGTTGACCCTGAGCGATGACCGCCTGGAATGGGTATTGTCAAAGCTGCGGCAGATTCCCCATGTGGAAATCATCCGCATCGGCACCAAGGTGCCGGCCGTGCTGCCCCAGCGCATCACCCCGAAACTGGTCAAAATGCTCAAAAAATATCATCCTCTGTGGCTGAGCCTGCATTTTACCCATCCGGACGAATGTACGCCCGACACCCGGGCCGCCTGCGCCCTGCTGGCAGATGCCGGCATTCCCTTAGGGTCCCAGACCGTGCTGCTCAAGGGAATCAATGACAGTGTTCCGGTCATGACGCAGCTCATGCACGGGCTCATGAAAATGCGGGTCCGGCCCTATTATCTGTACCAGTGCGATCCCATCACCGGGTCCGGCCATTTCAGGACCGCCATTGCCCAAGGTCTTGAGATTATCCGGGGCATGAGAGGATTCACCACCGGGTATGCCGTGCCCACCTATGTGGTGGATGCCCCGGGCGGCGGCGGCAAGATCCCGCTGATGCCCGACTATGGAGGCAGTCACACCAATGACAACCTGGTGCTGACCAATTATGAAAACAGATCCTTTACCTATCCTGATCCAATGCCGGTGCAGGGGTGA
- a CDS encoding D-alanine--D-alanine ligase family protein, whose product MIIGLTYDLRQDYLDQGYTALETAEFDSVETIEAIEQALGDLGHTPVRIGNARQLTQRLVAGDRWDLVFNIAEGLHGMGREAQVPAILDLYQIPYTFSDPLVMSLTLHKALTKRVIRDAGLSTGRFFLAPTSEDAGRVPFDPPYFVKPVAQGTGMGITIDSVIQARQGLPVVCRALQDQFNQPVLIEEFLSGREFTTGLVGTGARTKVMGTMEIIVLADPGKDIYSFENKEGWKGRVQYLPLSPEVDPLIKMVEALALAAWQVLECRDAGRIDIRCDDTGTPCFIEVNPLAGLRPHYSDLPMVCEFFGTSYVRLIDMILTSAMERVPNHIPASCPEPA is encoded by the coding sequence ATGATCATCGGATTGACCTATGACCTGCGCCAGGATTATCTGGACCAGGGATACACCGCCCTGGAAACCGCGGAATTCGACTCCGTGGAAACCATTGAAGCCATCGAACAGGCCCTGGGCGATCTGGGACACACCCCCGTGCGCATCGGCAATGCCCGGCAGCTCACCCAGCGCCTGGTGGCGGGTGACCGCTGGGACCTGGTGTTCAACATTGCCGAAGGTCTGCACGGCATGGGCAGAGAAGCCCAGGTGCCGGCCATCCTGGACCTGTACCAGATTCCCTATACCTTTTCAGATCCGCTGGTGATGTCTTTGACCCTGCATAAGGCCCTGACTAAGCGGGTCATCCGGGATGCCGGACTTTCCACGGGGCGGTTTTTTCTGGCCCCCACTTCGGAGGATGCCGGCCGGGTGCCCTTTGATCCGCCCTATTTTGTCAAACCCGTGGCCCAGGGCACAGGCATGGGCATCACCATTGATTCCGTGATCCAGGCCCGGCAGGGCCTGCCCGTCGTCTGCCGGGCGTTGCAGGATCAGTTCAACCAGCCCGTTCTCATTGAAGAATTTCTATCCGGCCGGGAATTCACCACCGGCCTGGTGGGCACCGGGGCCCGGACAAAAGTGATGGGCACCATGGAGATTATTGTGCTGGCCGATCCGGGAAAGGACATCTATTCTTTTGAAAACAAAGAGGGATGGAAAGGCCGGGTCCAATACCTGCCGTTATCGCCGGAGGTGGACCCGCTGATCAAGATGGTGGAAGCCCTGGCCCTGGCCGCCTGGCAGGTGCTGGAATGCCGGGACGCAGGCCGTATCGACATCCGGTGCGATGACACCGGCACTCCCTGTTTTATCGAGGTGAACCCTCTGGCCGGGCTCCGGCCCCATTATTCCGACCTGCCCATGGTGTGTGAATTTTTCGGGACATCCTATGTCCGATTGATTGACATGATCCTGACCTCCGCCATGGAACGGGTGCCGAACCACATCCCAGCGTCCTGTCCGGAGCCGGCATGA
- a CDS encoding D-alanine--D-alanine ligase family protein codes for MNRCIAVVHNAVTDPTRPDEADVLVQVDAVSRALTGLGYDPVPVPCDLNLAALKKKLADIQPLGVFNLVESLENRGSLIHVVPTLLDALGIPYTGCPATAVYTTSHKVMAKERLHLAGLPTPAWINPFPLDMPWQGAMAIENSRPGSTESPGSHPTGSESIETGDTGTGMALQKGSPSPLWIIKSVWEHGSLGLETENLVTGTAKTVARLLKTRATGLGGACFAEQFISGREFNLSLLAGRSGVQILPPAEILFPDIPADQPAMVGFRAKWESDSKEYHTTPRRFDFPPGDTPLLEEMETLARRCWHLFHLAGYARVDFRVTPDGRPFVLEVNTNPCLSPDAGFAAALDRAELSYADAVHQMVTTQLCSE; via the coding sequence ATGAACCGCTGCATTGCTGTTGTGCACAATGCCGTGACCGACCCAACCCGGCCGGATGAAGCCGATGTGCTGGTTCAGGTGGATGCGGTATCCCGGGCCCTCACCGGCCTGGGATACGACCCCGTGCCCGTGCCCTGCGATCTCAACCTGGCCGCGTTGAAAAAAAAACTGGCGGATATCCAGCCCCTGGGGGTGTTCAACCTGGTGGAGTCCCTGGAAAACCGGGGCAGCCTGATCCATGTGGTGCCGACCCTGCTGGATGCCCTGGGCATTCCCTATACAGGGTGCCCGGCCACTGCCGTGTACACCACTTCCCACAAGGTGATGGCCAAGGAACGCCTGCATCTGGCCGGCCTGCCCACCCCTGCCTGGATCAATCCCTTTCCTCTGGACATGCCCTGGCAGGGGGCCATGGCCATTGAAAACAGCCGCCCCGGCAGCACTGAAAGCCCCGGTTCTCACCCCACGGGATCTGAATCCATCGAAACCGGAGATACCGGTACCGGCATGGCTCTGCAAAAAGGCAGTCCCAGTCCGCTGTGGATCATCAAATCGGTGTGGGAACACGGATCTTTAGGCCTGGAAACGGAAAATCTGGTAACCGGCACGGCAAAGACCGTGGCCCGGCTGCTGAAAACCCGGGCGACCGGCCTGGGCGGGGCCTGTTTTGCCGAACAATTCATTTCCGGACGGGAATTCAATCTGTCGCTGCTGGCCGGCCGGTCCGGGGTCCAGATACTGCCGCCGGCCGAAATCCTGTTTCCGGACATCCCGGCAGACCAGCCTGCCATGGTGGGATTCCGGGCAAAATGGGAATCGGATTCCAAAGAATACCACACCACCCCGCGCCGGTTTGACTTTCCCCCTGGGGACACGCCTCTGCTGGAGGAAATGGAAACCCTGGCCCGCCGCTGCTGGCACCTGTTTCACCTGGCCGGCTACGCCCGGGTGGATTTCCGGGTGACCCCGGATGGCCGCCCCTTTGTCCTGGAGGTCAACACCAACCCCTGCCTGTCCCCGGATGCCGGATTTGCCGCGGCCCTGGACCGGGCAGAACTCTCATATGCCGACGCTGTCCATCAGATGGTGACCACACAGTTATGTTCAGAATAA
- a CDS encoding GNAT family N-acetyltransferase, which produces MFRIRRIFDDTIPVNQDALRQVKAILKKRIPAASEQEITHLGDNLRNPFTLGFRPILFVAENMRHKVLGFAMVLHEPDINFCFLDWIATAKDTLRGGLGSALYERIRTECAALKVRGLFFECLPDTPGKCEPGLIKDNIARLRFYERYGARPIIGTGYEAPVDPEDTCMPHLLYDDLGKDIPLARSHAKNVVRAILARKYKDLCPAKYVEQVVASIRDNPVKLRPFCHVLPHKTRRAVHDRFAEKIVLVVNQDHEIHHIHERGYVESPVRITRILSHLEKSGLFETLETKPFPDIHIHGVHDADFIEYLARACEEVPADKSLYPYVFPIRNKTRPPKESTVLPGYYCIDTFTPIHRNAWPAARAGVNAVLTAADALLAGRPVAYALVRPPGHHAERRSFGGFCYFNNAAIAARYLREQGRVAILDIDYHHGNGQQDIFYHRSDILTVSIHGHPEFAYPYFTGFDDETGTGEGEGFNLNLPLDETVDGKTYRSALMRALAKIAAFHPDFLVVCLGLDTARNDPTGTWSLTAKDFFRNGRMIGDAGLPLLVVQEGGYNTRNLGNNARHFFEGLAEAVFTPTRGGTLATPAPKGIQFRYNPMPEDVEKIRHLVTATGYFRNDEVKIAAQLVAERLEKGPASGYCFVMASKAGRLAGYGCYGPIPCTLAGYDIYWIAVAPEFQGKGLGQALLAKMEQLITEAKGHTIYVETASQAKYAPTRAFYERCGYTAAATLPDFYCPGDAKIIYSKPLPLSL; this is translated from the coding sequence ATGTTCAGAATAAGACGTATTTTTGACGATACCATCCCGGTGAACCAGGATGCCCTCCGCCAGGTCAAGGCCATCCTGAAAAAACGGATCCCTGCCGCATCGGAACAGGAGATCACGCACCTGGGAGACAATCTTCGCAACCCGTTCACCCTGGGGTTTCGGCCTATTCTGTTCGTGGCGGAAAACATGCGGCACAAGGTGCTGGGGTTTGCCATGGTCCTGCATGAACCGGACATCAATTTCTGTTTTCTGGACTGGATCGCCACGGCAAAAGACACCCTGCGAGGCGGGCTGGGCAGTGCCCTGTACGAGCGGATCAGGACCGAATGCGCGGCCCTGAAGGTCAGAGGGCTGTTCTTCGAATGCCTGCCCGACACCCCGGGAAAATGTGAACCCGGCCTGATTAAAGACAACATCGCCCGGCTGCGGTTCTATGAGCGGTACGGGGCCCGGCCCATTATCGGCACCGGGTATGAAGCCCCGGTGGATCCGGAAGATACCTGCATGCCGCATCTTTTGTATGACGACCTGGGAAAGGACATCCCCCTGGCGCGGTCCCACGCAAAAAACGTGGTGCGGGCTATCCTGGCGCGCAAATACAAAGACCTGTGCCCGGCTAAATACGTGGAACAGGTGGTGGCTTCCATCCGGGACAACCCCGTGAAACTCAGGCCATTCTGCCATGTGCTGCCCCATAAAACCCGTCGGGCAGTCCATGACCGGTTTGCGGAGAAAATCGTTCTGGTGGTGAACCAGGACCATGAGATCCACCATATCCATGAACGCGGGTATGTGGAATCTCCGGTGCGCATCACCCGGATCCTGTCCCACCTGGAAAAAAGCGGCCTGTTCGAAACCCTGGAAACAAAGCCCTTCCCCGACATCCATATCCACGGGGTCCATGACGCGGATTTCATCGAATACCTGGCCCGGGCCTGTGAAGAGGTCCCTGCGGACAAATCCCTTTACCCCTATGTGTTTCCCATCAGAAACAAAACCCGTCCGCCAAAAGAATCCACGGTCCTGCCCGGCTACTACTGCATCGATACCTTCACCCCCATCCACCGAAACGCCTGGCCCGCGGCCCGGGCCGGGGTCAATGCCGTGCTCACGGCAGCGGATGCGCTGCTGGCAGGCCGCCCTGTTGCCTACGCCCTGGTGCGGCCCCCGGGGCACCATGCGGAACGAAGGTCCTTCGGCGGATTCTGCTATTTCAACAACGCGGCCATCGCAGCCCGGTATCTGCGGGAACAGGGCCGGGTGGCCATCCTGGATATTGACTATCACCACGGCAACGGGCAGCAGGATATTTTTTACCACCGGTCCGATATCCTCACCGTGTCCATCCACGGCCATCCTGAATTTGCCTATCCCTATTTCACCGGATTTGACGATGAAACCGGCACGGGTGAAGGCGAGGGATTCAACCTCAACCTGCCCCTGGATGAAACCGTTGACGGCAAAACTTACCGCAGTGCCCTGATGCGGGCCCTGGCAAAGATTGCTGCATTTCATCCGGATTTTCTGGTGGTCTGCCTGGGCCTGGATACGGCCCGAAACGATCCCACGGGCACCTGGTCTCTGACCGCAAAAGATTTTTTCCGGAACGGCCGGATGATCGGAGACGCTGGCCTGCCCCTGCTGGTGGTCCAGGAAGGCGGATACAACACCCGGAACTTAGGGAACAATGCCCGGCATTTTTTCGAGGGCCTGGCCGAAGCCGTGTTCACACCGACCCGGGGCGGAACACTTGCCACGCCTGCCCCCAAAGGCATTCAGTTCCGATATAACCCCATGCCCGAAGATGTGGAAAAGATCCGGCATCTGGTGACCGCCACCGGATATTTTAGAAACGATGAGGTGAAAATCGCGGCCCAGCTGGTGGCAGAACGCCTGGAAAAAGGCCCGGCCAGCGGATATTGTTTTGTCATGGCCTCAAAGGCCGGCCGGCTTGCCGGATACGGCTGCTACGGCCCCATCCCCTGTACCCTGGCCGGGTATGACATTTACTGGATTGCAGTGGCGCCTGAATTTCAGGGAAAAGGCCTGGGCCAGGCCCTGCTGGCGAAAATGGAGCAGCTGATCACAGAAGCCAAGGGACACACCATTTATGTGGAAACCGCATCCCAGGCAAAATACGCCCCCACCCGGGCCTTTTACGAGCGCTGCGGATACACGGCAGCCGCCACCCTGCCTGATTTCTACTGCCCCGGAGATGCCAAAATCATTTACAGCAAGCCGCTGCCGTTATCCTTGTGA
- a CDS encoding GIY-YIG nuclease family protein, which yields MAVWSVYLLECADHSLYCGVTTDLEARLVKHNQGTASRYTRSRRPVTLAAVRENLEKSAAFKLEYRIKQLPAGQKVAALEKSQG from the coding sequence ATGGCGGTCTGGTCGGTCTATTTACTGGAATGTGCGGATCACTCCCTGTACTGCGGGGTCACCACCGACCTGGAAGCCCGCCTGGTGAAACACAACCAGGGCACCGCCTCGCGATATACCCGGTCCCGGCGGCCAGTGACCCTGGCAGCGGTCCGGGAAAATCTGGAAAAATCAGCCGCCTTTAAACTGGAATACCGGATCAAGCAGCTGCCGGCCGGCCAAAAAGTCGCTGCGTTGGAAAAATCACAAGGATAA